One stretch of Rhizobium rhizoryzae DNA includes these proteins:
- a CDS encoding flagellin N-terminal helical domain-containing protein — MSSIMTNSSAISALSTLRSISSSMEKTQSAISSGYSVASASDNAAYWSIATTMRSDNKALGTVKDALGLGAATTDTAYTAIESSIKVVDQIKTKLTAASQPGVDKDKVQKEIKQLQDQLKSIAKSASFSGQNWVLQDDNNTPETKAIVGSFNRDSEGNISLTTLEYDTTSSTLVSLQTDGTNDTSGDGILSKERTGLTYVDDAGQTQTDGEVADGILGFTITGTTDRNTMAQILSGVEAALKEMTDAGADVGAINSRIELQNSFVEDLMDSIDKGVGKLVDADMNEESTRLKALQTQQQLGIQALSIANNDSQSILSLFR, encoded by the coding sequence ATGTCATCAATTATGACGAATAGCTCGGCTATCTCAGCGCTCTCCACATTGCGCTCCATCAGCAGCAGCATGGAGAAGACCCAGTCGGCGATCTCATCGGGCTATAGCGTCGCAAGCGCTTCCGACAACGCCGCTTACTGGTCGATCGCGACAACGATGCGCTCCGACAACAAGGCACTTGGCACCGTTAAGGACGCTCTCGGTCTGGGTGCTGCTACCACTGATACAGCCTACACCGCGATTGAATCTTCCATCAAGGTTGTCGACCAGATCAAGACCAAGCTGACTGCTGCCTCCCAGCCGGGCGTTGACAAGGACAAGGTTCAAAAGGAAATCAAGCAGCTTCAGGACCAGCTGAAGTCGATTGCAAAGTCTGCATCCTTCTCCGGTCAGAACTGGGTTCTGCAGGATGATAACAATACGCCGGAAACCAAGGCAATCGTTGGTTCGTTCAACCGTGACTCTGAAGGCAATATCAGCCTGACGACCCTGGAATACGACACCACAAGCTCCACCCTGGTCAGCTTGCAGACCGATGGCACCAACGATACGTCTGGCGACGGCATCCTGTCCAAGGAGCGCACCGGCCTGACCTATGTGGACGACGCTGGTCAGACACAGACAGACGGCGAAGTCGCCGATGGCATCTTGGGCTTCACGATCACCGGCACCACCGATCGCAACACGATGGCGCAGATCCTGTCTGGTGTTGAAGCTGCACTGAAGGAAATGACCGATGCCGGCGCTGACGTTGGTGCCATCAACAGCCGTATCGAACTGCAGAACTCCTTCGTCGAAGACCTGATGGACTCCATCGACAAGGGCGTTGGCAAGCTCGTTGACGCTGACATGAACGAAGAGTCGACCCGCCTCAAGGCTCTGCAGACGCAGCAGCAGCTCGGCATCCAGGCTCTGTCCATCGCAAACAACGACTCGCAGAGCATCCTGTCGCTCTTCCGCTAA
- a CDS encoding flagellar basal body-associated FliL family protein: MEDAAEGAETKKKGGGMVATIAGVAIVTLIGAGGGWFLGGMIAPKDPAAEKAAEEKKQEAAAAAAAAAHGGGKKEEGLPHISTPATGVVQLEPITTNLAYPSDNWVRLEVALAFKGAPEMPLAEQIHQDIMAYMRTVSLQQIEGPRGFQYLKDDIQERVDLRSQGKVSKVMFRTFVIE; this comes from the coding sequence ATGGAAGACGCAGCAGAAGGCGCTGAGACCAAGAAAAAGGGTGGCGGCATGGTGGCCACCATCGCTGGCGTCGCCATCGTCACTCTGATCGGCGCCGGTGGCGGCTGGTTTCTCGGTGGAATGATCGCGCCGAAGGATCCGGCTGCCGAAAAGGCTGCAGAAGAGAAAAAGCAGGAAGCGGCAGCTGCCGCGGCGGCCGCCGCCCATGGCGGTGGCAAGAAGGAGGAGGGCCTCCCTCACATTTCCACCCCTGCGACCGGCGTCGTGCAGCTTGAGCCTATCACGACAAACCTCGCCTATCCTTCCGACAACTGGGTTCGACTTGAAGTGGCGCTGGCGTTCAAAGGGGCGCCTGAAATGCCGCTCGCTGAGCAGATCCACCAGGATATTATGGCCTACATGCGGACCGTCTCGCTCCAGCAGATCGAAGGTCCACGCGGATTTCAATATCTTAAGGACGACATTCAGGAACGTGTTGACCTGCGTTCGCAAGGCAAAGTATCGAAAGTGATGTTCAGAACCTTCGTGATCGAATGA
- the flgH gene encoding flagellar basal body L-ring protein FlgH, with translation MIKRISVFCVGLLLTGCASQTVKEIGNAPSMSPIGSGLQYAQTPQMSSYPKQPRHMANGYSLWTDSQAALFKDARALNVGDILTVDIQINDKADFDNETDRSRTNSTGLKWEVGASLLGWKPKTDGDLSTDSDTSSKGKGSTKRSEKLNLLVAAVVTGVLENGNLLISGSQEVRVNHEIRILNVAGIVRPQDVNAKNSISYDKIAEARISYGGRGRLMEVQQPPVGQQVVDLFSPF, from the coding sequence ATGATCAAGCGCATTTCCGTATTTTGTGTAGGCCTGCTTTTGACAGGTTGCGCCAGTCAGACGGTCAAGGAGATCGGCAATGCTCCGTCGATGAGCCCGATCGGCAGCGGTCTTCAGTATGCACAGACGCCGCAGATGTCGTCCTATCCCAAGCAGCCACGCCACATGGCGAACGGTTATTCGCTGTGGACCGATAGCCAGGCAGCGCTCTTCAAGGATGCGCGTGCATTGAATGTGGGCGACATCCTGACGGTCGATATCCAGATCAATGATAAAGCGGATTTCGATAACGAAACCGACCGCAGCCGGACAAACTCCACAGGTTTGAAGTGGGAAGTCGGTGCAAGTCTTCTGGGTTGGAAGCCGAAGACGGATGGTGACTTGAGCACGGATTCCGATACCTCTTCGAAGGGCAAGGGATCAACCAAGCGCTCGGAAAAGCTGAACCTTCTGGTCGCAGCGGTCGTGACCGGCGTCCTCGAAAATGGAAACCTTCTGATCAGCGGCTCGCAGGAAGTGCGCGTCAATCACGAAATTCGCATCCTGAATGTGGCGGGTATTGTTCGGCCACAGGATGTTAACGCCAAGAACAGCATTTCCTATGACAAGATCGCCGAAGCCCGCATCTCCTACGGCGGTCGCGGTCGCCTGATGGAAGTGCAGCAGCCGCCAGTCGGCCAGCAGGTTGTCGACCTGTTCTCACCTTTCTGA
- the fliP gene encoding flagellar type III secretion system pore protein FliP (The bacterial flagellar biogenesis protein FliP forms a type III secretion system (T3SS)-type pore required for flagellar assembly.), with product MIRLLALLAVFLMAPGLAFAQQSPADLLNLPVDGSAAAWIIRTFGLLTVLSIAPGILVMVTSFPRFIIAFSILRTGMGLATAPSNMVLISMALFMTFYVMTPTFDRAWTEGVQPLLRNEINEAEAVQRIGEPFRAFMSANTREKDLTLFVDIAREKGQSVGTPEAVDYRVLIPAFMLSEIRRGFEIGFLIVLPFLVIDMIVAAITMAMGMMMLPPTSISLPFKILFFVLIDGWNLLVGSLVRSFN from the coding sequence ATGATTCGACTCCTTGCGCTGCTCGCCGTCTTCCTGATGGCACCGGGACTGGCATTTGCACAGCAATCGCCAGCTGACCTTTTGAATCTGCCGGTGGATGGCTCCGCGGCGGCGTGGATCATCCGTACCTTCGGACTGCTGACGGTGCTTTCCATTGCGCCGGGCATTCTGGTGATGGTCACCAGCTTTCCGCGGTTCATCATTGCTTTTTCCATTCTCCGAACAGGAATGGGTCTGGCAACCGCGCCTTCCAACATGGTCCTGATCTCCATGGCCCTGTTCATGACCTTCTACGTCATGACGCCGACCTTCGATCGTGCATGGACGGAAGGCGTACAGCCCCTGCTGCGCAACGAAATCAACGAGGCGGAAGCGGTACAACGGATCGGGGAGCCCTTCAGAGCTTTCATGAGCGCCAACACGCGTGAGAAGGATCTGACGCTCTTCGTGGACATCGCGCGAGAGAAGGGCCAGTCCGTCGGCACGCCGGAAGCTGTAGACTATCGCGTGCTGATACCGGCTTTCATGTTGTCTGAAATCCGGCGCGGCTTCGAGATCGGCTTTCTGATTGTCTTGCCATTTCTGGTGATCGACATGATCGTCGCTGCCATCACCATGGCCATGGGTATGATGATGCTGCCGCCGACCTCCATCTCTCTCCCCTTCAAGATCCTCTTTTTTGTCCTCATCGACGGCTGGAACCTCCTGGTGGGAAGCCTCGTCCGCTCGTTTAACTAA